A DNA window from Coriobacteriia bacterium contains the following coding sequences:
- a CDS encoding type II toxin-antitoxin system Phd/YefM family antitoxin gives MRSLADTKAHLSEVVDLVAREHERVYITRRGKPEAVLLSADELESLEETLDILSTPGALDEIRAAEAEIARGEYVGADELRRKYIKGR, from the coding sequence ATGCGATCACTTGCGGACACCAAGGCACACCTCTCCGAGGTTGTGGATCTCGTCGCGCGCGAGCACGAACGCGTGTACATCACGCGTCGCGGCAAGCCGGAAGCTGTCTTGCTGAGCGCCGACGAGCTCGAGAGCCTCGAGGAGACCCTGGACATCCTGTCCACGCCGGGCGCGTTGGACGAGATCCGCGCGGCAGAGGCGGAGATCGCCCGGGGCGAGTACGTGGGTGCCGACGAGCTGCGCCGGAAGTACATCAAGGGCAGGTAG